The Brassica napus cultivar Da-Ae chromosome C1, Da-Ae, whole genome shotgun sequence DNA segment tcaactaataatgaaaaattgtgaagttcaaaaacattaattgcatttattaaaattttattgatttaaaatatagaaaatataaaattacaaaaaactatacatttatagctaaattttaatatattttattaaaaaatgtaaaaattctaaaatataaatcttttacaaaacaaagcaaaaacataagtcacaAGCCCTTCAAATATACAAACATTGTGAGCCATTGAACCGAACAAAGGCACCAAGAAAAGGGCAGTCTCCAGAGCTTTAAAGTCTTAAATACTGAAAAGGACCTAACATAGTCGGAGGAAGAAGCCGTTCTTGTGAAAACCATGATACAAAAAGTGCATGCAGATAGCCTTTTGTTCCTTTTTCCTGCTAATTAATTTTACTTTAAACCAGATTATTGTTTAGAATTTTGCTGATTCCCAATATCCTCTCCCCTGTTCCATCAACCAAAAGTTATGAATATCAGTATACCAAAAGATTACTGATATCAAGAAAAACATGAAGATATTGATTCCGAAACACACCTAAGTCGTCAACTCCCAGTAGTGAAGCTTCTAGATTATTCTCCCTTGTCTTGAGCTCCGCCTTGAAATGTCTGATGGTGTTCAGAGTATCTTGAATGCTTTGTTTCACGTTACCAACTTGATCAGAGACTGAGCAAGATTCTGGTTGCTTGCGCTTCAAGTTACTGTTAGATCTGTTTAAAACCCTAGCGTGTCCTCTCTTGCTCACTTCTGGAGTCTTTTCCACAGTATTTCCTTTTTCCTTGTTTTCAATCTGAAACGTAACTCGAGAAACATTTTTAGCATCTCTAATAAAAGTTTTAGCTCTAAGTTTAACTAAACAAGCCAAAGAGCAAAAAGTTGGAGTTGGTGGTTTTACCTTAGAGTGGAACTTAAATACAGGGGTTGCATCTTCACATATCAACTCCAACACGAATGAGTCATTCACTTCAACTCCATTCGCTTTGCACATCTCTCTCCAACCTTTTCTCATATAAAACATTTCACGTCCGCGTTGTCCTGACATCTGTAGATAAGATGACCACTTTCTTCCATCTTTGTTCAGCAGAGTTATCTCCATAGACTTGTTAATGCCACTCTCACGCAAGAAAACCGATGAAATAGTCTGTCACAAGTTTCGTAGTTAGTAATGAATTTTAGGACTCCATAAAGTCATGACTACATCCTCCTAATCAAAGTTTCATGACAACTAGATGAAAAAATTACACTAAAACAAAGTTGTTGAACTTACTAGTTGCCCGGTCTTGAAACGGTTGGGTGTAAACTCTGATGTCAGTAATCGGGAAGGAGTATTCTTTTCTTTGCTGCAGCCTACAGAACATATCTTCACTGCATCTGCTTCAGggaattcttcttcttcttcttcttcttcctcttcttctttgtcttcatGACCATTGCCTGACTCGTGTGAACATAACAAGAGCACAGGCCTTTCTCCACTTTCGGAAAGTTTAAAGTTACATATGTCACCTTGACTTAACCCATTAGCTGAGCAAAAGTTAGCCCAGCCTCGTCTGATGTAAAACGCACCACTTGAGATGTTTCTTGAAAGAATAAGTGTCCATTTTCTTCCCTTCTCATTAACTAAAAATATCTCACAcggtttgttttgtttattaaacGACATAACCTTAAAATCCTCAGAAAAATCCTGATAAGAAAATACATCATCAACAAACAATTAATCGATGATGAAACACATCACTCACAGTATCTACTCTTTcatgttacaaaataaaaggtaaaaaaaagagTAGTTACCAAGCGATCATCGATGAGGCTAGAAGGTGTGACACTAGCTCTGAGGAAACAAGAGTCGCCTGTTGAAGTATCTGCTTCtggtttcttattcttttccACCAAAATGTCCCCTGCAATCACAACAACAATCTTCACTTTCGTTtcactaaacccaaaaataaaacatatcaaACAACTTACCTTCATCATTATCTTCGTCTTCTACATCATCGGACTCATCAGATTCACTGTCGTCAGTATCATCGGACTCATTATCATCAGATTCACCGGAAACAGCTACATGAAAGATCTCTTCTCCATCGTGTCTGAAAGCCAAGACGTCCCCTTCACTGAAACTATGAACGGCGGCGAACTCTTCCCAGCCGCCGGCATGCCTGTTGCCGTCCAGTTTCACTTTCCATATTCTGTCCGACGCGTCTGATCTTAGCAAAACTTTCGTGTGATTACGTAAGAGCTCATCGTCAAGCGtctgcaacaacaacaagaacaaaCAAACAGCTATAAACGATGACAAAGTCAGAAGAAcaacaaaagataataaaacCAGATGCATGCACTTACAAGAAGTGGTTTGGCTCCGGTCAGAAATCTCCAGTGAAACAGAGAGGGTTTTGGAGGAACCACCATTGTTCAGGGCAGagtatgagagagagagataaagcaAAGGGAAACTCTGTTCTGTATTAATATTTCTCCCTCAAAAATGATGACGTTACATTGTTTTctctatatacatataattacgtTACAAAAACTATATTGAGTGAATCGAATCGAATAAAAATCTACAAAATGATGTGAATCTTTCACATTTCTGTAAGACAcatcttctttttcttacaCCACTTTTACTTGTCCATCCATCTATCAAACTACTCATCGGTATCTATGACCAAAAGGACTACTACACTGTATACATCAAATGATTGCCCTCTACACCATAGGTTTTGTCACCTTTTTTAATTgcactattttaatttttagttcaTTACTTTACTTCtaaatttaattagttttatattaaagTCATCGTCGTAAACTCGTAACTGTGTCTTTTGGACCCAACTTCTTTAAATGGACCGCAAGTTGGATTTACTATTAGACAGAAACGTGCCTAAGACCTTCTCGCTAAACCAGAAGGTTACCGACTTTTCTAGTGTTGACTTGAGCTCTCGCTTAAGATACTCCAACCCAGGAAAAATTTAATCACAATTTCTTCTCGTAATGCGTTTCGAATCACGTTGAAACCGCTAAGAAACGTGTTCCCTGAGGAAACTCAATTTTTGAATAGACTTATATATCACGAAAGCATGCAATATAATTATAGTTTCTTAGCTATATAACAAAGCATAAACGTAAGTCACAACACCTTCAAATATACAAACATTGGTGAGCCATGGAACCGAACAAAGGCACCAAGATAATAGGCAGTCTCTAGAACTTAAAAGTCTTAAATACTGAAAAGGAAACTTAACGTGGAGTTTTGAGGAAGAAGCCGTTCTTGTGAAAACCATGATACAAAAAGTGCTTGCAGATAGTCTTTTGATCCTTTTCCCCCTGCTATTTAATTATACTTTAAGCCAGATTATTGTTGAGAATTTTGTTGATTCCCAATATCCTCTCACCTGTTTCATCAACCAAAAGTTATGAAAATTAGTAAATACCAAAAGATGATGATATCAAGAAAAGAAAGTAAATCTTGATTCAGAAACATACCTAAGTCGTCAAGTTCAAGTAGTGAAGCTTCCAGATTCCTCTCCCTTGTCTTGAGCTCCGCTTTGAAATGTCTGATGGTGTTCAGAGTATCTAGAACGCTTTGTCTCGCGTTAGCCACTTGATCAGAGACTGAGCAAGATTCTGGTTGCTTGCCCTTCAAGTAAGTGTTGGATCTGTTTGAAACCCTAGTGCATCCTCTCTTGCTTCCTCTCTCTCCATCTATTTCTACTCCTGGAGTCCTTTCCACAGTCCTTGCATGTAGAGCTCTCTTCTTACTAGTTACTATGTTTCCTTTTCCCTTGTTTTTAATctgaaaatagaaaagaaaaaagaagtgaCTCATGAGTCATTTTTAGCTCTTAAGTTTTAACTACATGCAAAGTTGGTGCTGTGTGGGTTTACCTTAGAATGGAACTTAAAGATAGGGTTTGCAGCTTCGCATATCAACTCCAACACGAATGAGTCATTCACTTCAACTCCATTCGCTTCGCACATCTCTCTCCAACCTTTTCTTATGTAACACCATTCACCTCCGGGTTGTCCTGTCTTGTTTAGATAAGATGGCCACTTTCTTCCATCATTGTCCAGCAGAGTTATCTCCCCAGACTTCTTAATGCCACTCTCACGCAAGACACCCGATGAAAGCATTGAAATATACTGAAACAAGTTTCAAAATTAGTAACGTCTTAAACTCTACAAAATCAAAGTCGCAAACGTTCATATATGAAAAGTTACTCTCAAACAAAGTTCTTGAACTTACTAGTTGCCCGGTCTTGAAACGGCTTGGTGTAAACTTTCGTGTCAGAAAGCGGGAAGGAGTGTTCTTCTCGTTGCTGCAGCCTCCTACAGAACATATCTTCAATGTATCTGCTTCAGggcattcttcttcttctttgtcttcatGGCCATTGCCAGACTCGTGTGAACACAACAAAAGCACAGGCCTTTCCCCACTTTCGGAAAGTTTGAAGTAACAAAAGTCACCTCGGATTAACCCATTAGCTGAGCAAAAGTTAGCCCAGCCTCTTGTGATGTAAAACGCACCACTTGATATGTTTCTTGAAAGCCTCAGTGTCCGTTTTCTTCCTTTCTCATTAACTAAGTATATCTCAAACGGTTTCTTGTGCTCATCAAACAACATAAACTTAAAATCTTTAGGAAGAtcctgaaagaaaaaaaaaaaacatcatcaaTTAATCCATTGTGGAACACATCAGCAAATCACTCATACTATCAAACCCAAAAAAGGGTAAAAAGAAGTAGTTACAAGACGATCTTTGGTGAGGCTACAAGGAGTGACACGAGCTCTGAGGAAACAGTCTGATGAAGAATCTGCTTCCTTGTTCACCAAACTACTGTCCCCTGCAATCATAACAACAATCTTCACTTACATTTCcactaaaccaaaaaataaaacatatcaaACAACTTACCTTCATCATTATCTTCGGAATCATCAGATTCACTGTCGTCAGTGTCATTGGACTCATCATCAGATTCACTGTCGTCAGTATCATCGgactcatcatcatcagatTCACTGGAAACAGCCACATGAAAGATCTCTTCTCCATTGTGTCTAAAAACCAAGACGTTTCCGTCGCTGAAATTATTAACGGCGGCGAACTCTTCCCAGCCGCCGGCGAGCCTGTTGCCGTCCAGTTTCACTTCCCATATTTTGTCCGAGGCGTCTGATATTAGCAAAACTTTCATGTGACTACTTATGAACTCATCATCAAGCGTCTGCTACAACaagagtaacaaaaaaaaaaaagttttataagaTGATAACAAACACAGAAGACTAAAAAAAAGATCATATGTGTTTTACCAGAATTGGTTTGTCTCCGGTAAGAAATGTCAGTTGAAACAGAGAGGGTTGTGGAGGAGGAACCACCATTGTTCAGAGCAGAgctaagtagagagagagaataatGAAAGGGAAACTTCTGTATTCTTATTAGTATTTTCTTCTAGATGATAACGTTACACTGTTATCTCTGTATATACATATagttaagttacaaaaaaaaatatcgaatCTTATAAAATCCATAAAATGATGTGAATCTTTCAGATTAATAAGACGCATCATCTTTTTCTTACACAACTTTTCCATCAAACTCCCATCTCCTATCCTAAAGGACCACTCTGTACACCAAAAGACTACCCTATAGGTTTTGATCAGAATAGGTTTTGTtacactattttaatttttagtttattattttaattagttttttttatcttaaaagtAAAACCAGATGCTGTACGAACTGAGTGGAGTGACCGTTCAAATTGGGTCTTTTGGGCCCAACTTCCTTAAATGGACTAAAAGGACGGGTTTAGTATTGGAGGACAGTGTGTCTAAGACCTTCTTTCTCAACTAGAAGTTTGAATCTCTTGTTTCAAATTTGTTCACTTCAGGTTGCTCTCTATCTGTACTACTGACGGCTGCAGGTTGTGTAATTGCAGCTCTTGGAGATTTTCTTATCTGTTTTTTATCTCAGGTTTGTTTACTTCTCTTGCGTTCAATCTATATGCTATAACAAATATATCTTTTTACTCCTCATTGCTTGCATTGCGGACAATGTACCTTGTGCTGGTGGAGAAGTCTGGTACAGAAGATGGGCTTTCCTCGATCGAGATAATGTTCTATAACAGCTTCCTTTCCCTCCCATTTTTGTCCTTCCTCATCATAGCTACTGGCGAGTTTCCAAATTCTGTATTGCTATTGCTCGCAAAGGTCTTTTAGCTGTTTTATTCTCCTGGACAGTGTTCTTACTTGCCGTTCTTGGTGATTCTTGTTCTTTCGCTGGTTATGGGGATTGTCCTCAACTTCACAGTGTTTCTTTGCACCATTGTGAACTCTGCTCTAACTACAACCATCGTTGGTGTCCTCAAAGGCGTTGGTTCCACCGTGAGtatatactctctctctctctctctctctcatttggCTAgtatcttgattgtcaagtctTAGTAATCACTTTCTCACTCTTATTATGTTTGATTGCCCAGACGCAAGGTTTTGTCCTCTTGGGTGGTGTTGAAGTACATGCTTTGAACGTGTCTGGTTTAGTGGTCAACACAGCTGGTGGTGTGTGGTACTCTTACGCCA contains these protein-coding regions:
- the LOC106372833 gene encoding UDP-galactose/UDP-glucose transporter 7-like, with protein sequence MYLVLVEKSGTEDGLSSIEIMFYNSFLSLPFLSFLIIATGEFPNSCSYLPFLVILVLSLVMGIVLNFTVFLCTIVNSALTTTIVGVLKGVGSTTQGFVLLGGVEVHALNVSGLVVNTAGGVWYSYAKYRQKKKLNRLSYCLI
- the LOC106374233 gene encoding B3 domain-containing protein REM1 isoform X1; translated protein: MVVPPPQPSLFQLTFLTGDKPILQTLDDEFISSHMKVLLISDASDKIWEVKLDGNRLAGGWEEFAAVNNFSDGNVLVFRHNGEEIFHVAVSSESDDDESDDTDDSESDDESNDTDDSESDDSEDNDEGDSSLVNKEADSSSDCFLRARVTPCSLTKDRLDLPKDFKFMLFDEHKKPFEIYLVNEKGRKRTLRLSRNISSGAFYITRGWANFCSANGLIRGDFCYFKLSESGERPVLLLCSHESGNGHEDKEEEECPEADTLKICSVGGCSNEKNTPSRFLTRKFTPSRFKTGQLYISMLSSGVLRESGIKKSGEITLLDNDGRKWPSYLNKTGQPGGEWCYIRKGWREMCEANGVEVNDSFVLELICEAANPIFKFHSKIKNKGKGNIVTSKKRALHARTVERTPGVEIDGERGSKRGCTRVSNRSNTYLKGKQPESCSVSDQVANARQSVLDTLNTIRHFKAELKTRERNLEASLLELDDLGERILGINKILNNNLA
- the LOC106374232 gene encoding B3 domain-containing protein REM1-like; translation: MVVPPKPSLFHWRFLTGAKPLLTLDDELLRNHTKVLLRSDASDRIWKVKLDGNRHAGGWEEFAAVHSFSEGDVLAFRHDGEEIFHVAVSGESDDNESDDTDDSESDESDDVEDEDNDEGDILVEKNKKPEADTSTGDSCFLRASVTPSSLIDDRLDFSEDFKVMSFNKQNKPCEIFLVNEKGRKWTLILSRNISSGAFYIRRGWANFCSANGLSQGDICNFKLSESGERPVLLLCSHESGNGHEDKEEEEEEEEEEEFPEADAVKICSVGCSKEKNTPSRLLTSEFTPNRFKTGQLTISSVFLRESGINKSMEITLLNKDGRKWSSYLQMSGQRGREMFYMRKGWREMCKANGVEVNDSFVLELICEDATPVFKFHSKIENKEKGNTVEKTPEVSKRGHARVLNRSNSNLKRKQPESCSVSDQVGNVKQSIQDTLNTIRHFKAELKTRENNLEASLLGVDDLGERILGISKILNNNLV
- the LOC106374233 gene encoding B3 domain-containing protein REM1 isoform X2 yields the protein MVVPPPQPSLFQLTFLTGDKPILTLDDEFISSHMKVLLISDASDKIWEVKLDGNRLAGGWEEFAAVNNFSDGNVLVFRHNGEEIFHVAVSSESDDDESDDTDDSESDDESNDTDDSESDDSEDNDEGDSSLVNKEADSSSDCFLRARVTPCSLTKDRLDLPKDFKFMLFDEHKKPFEIYLVNEKGRKRTLRLSRNISSGAFYITRGWANFCSANGLIRGDFCYFKLSESGERPVLLLCSHESGNGHEDKEEEECPEADTLKICSVGGCSNEKNTPSRFLTRKFTPSRFKTGQLYISMLSSGVLRESGIKKSGEITLLDNDGRKWPSYLNKTGQPGGEWCYIRKGWREMCEANGVEVNDSFVLELICEAANPIFKFHSKIKNKGKGNIVTSKKRALHARTVERTPGVEIDGERGSKRGCTRVSNRSNTYLKGKQPESCSVSDQVANARQSVLDTLNTIRHFKAELKTRERNLEASLLELDDLGERILGINKILNNNLA